gttctacttgTTGCTAAAGGAGACATTTTTTAAGCAATAAGGGAAAAAAGCAATTTTGTAAAAGTAAATTTTCTTTAAGAGATTTATATAAGCTCATGGATTATTATAGAGGACCCTAGATTCTACTTTGCTGCCCCATGTAAACTGCCACATTGGTTGATTCATAGTTTCCTGGGTGGGTCCATTTTAGGTTGCTGTGGTAGGTATGGCTCTAATGCCAGCACGCTTAGTTCAAGATCAATTTGGGGACAAAATGGGGTAATCataattcatcaaacatttaacaAAGTAGTTTTACTTCAGCCAAACACAGCAAGGGTGTACAGCAAAGATACCATGGCTCTTATCTTCACTTTTGGTAAATGCATTTCCCATACCTTCTCAAGGAAATTTTCTTGTCTCGGTTCaggctctggaaacccccttgaactctccttgaatcatCCCACTTGATTTGGCATTTGCCTGAGGTGACAATCCCTGCCACTGGCCTTTCATTGTCTCTATGCCTAATTCTCTGTTACCTTTAACCTAGAGCAGGTCTTATTGTCTGTTATCTCTGGATTGCCTCtggctacttccccacccttgatcctatcaaaaccCCATTCTTTTGGTTCCTGGCCTCCGACCTCTAGTCAACCCAGCCTTCTgaccactcccatcaagatcctccctagacccctcctccaatcacctccagactacttggccaactCTAGGTCCCTCCCACAGCCTtcctgtatataagatccattttGTTCCTCGAAGGCAGttgaggaggggagtgagggGCTTGAACTCTCTGTTGAACCCACTggggcagcggcggcggcggcggcggcggcggcggcggcggcagcagcggcagcagcagcagcagcagcatagaAGAGAAGGCGGCCACATCTACCCATTTAATCTGAGAAAATGGAGACTGAGCAGCCAGAAGAAACCTTCTCCGATACTGAAACCAATGGTGAATCTGGTAAGAGGCCTGCTGAAGatatggagggggagggagcctTTAAAAGACCTAGAAACACTGACAAGATAGTTAAACTGCGCATTTTGCTTCGAAACAAGCATGCTGGAGCAGTGATTGGTAAGGGAGGCAAAAATATCAAAGCGCTTCGTACAGACTACAATGCCAGTGTTTCAGTCCCAGACAGCTGTGGCCCCGAGCGCATATTGAGTATCAGTGCAGATGTtgaaacaattggagaaattctgaagaaaatcaTCTCTACCTTGGAAGAGGACCTGCAGTTGACATCACCCACGGCAACAAGCCAGCTCCCCCTCGAATCTGATGCTATGGAATGCTTAAATTACGGACACTATGAAGGAAGTGACTTTGACTGTGAGTTAAGACTGTTGATTCACCAGAGTCTGGCAGGAGGAATTATTGGGGTCAAAGGTGCTACAATCAAAGAACTTCGAGAGAACACTCAGACAACTATCAAGCTTTTCCATGAATGCTGTCCTCATTCCACAGATAGAGTTGTTCTTATCCGAGGAAAGCCTGATAGGGTTGTAGAGTGCATAAGGATCATTCTGGATCTTATATCTGAGTCTCCCATCAAAGGATGTGCACAACCGTATGATCCCAATTTCTATGATGAAACCTATGACTATGGTGGTTTCACAATGATGTTTGATCGTGGAGGACGTCCTGTAGGATTTCCAATGTGGGGAAGAGGAGGCTTTGATAGAATGCCTCTAGGTCATCACGGGCATCCTATGCTCCCATCTAGAAGAGATTATGATGACATGAGCCCTTGCAGAGGAGCCCCACCACTTCCTCCTGGACGTAGTGGCAGGAGCAGTAGCAGAGCTAGAGATCTTACTCTtcctccaccatcaccacctgGAGGAGATCTTATGGCttatgacagaagaggaagacCTGGTGACCATTATGATGGCATGGTTGGTTTTAGTGCTGATGAGACTTGGGACTCTGCAATAGATACATGGAGTCCTTCTGAATGGCAGGTGGCTTATGAAGCACAGGTTGAGTACCATGAGTTTAGGGGTGGTTCTGGATATGATTATTCATATGATTATTATGTAGGGGACTGTGGCTCATACAATGACCTTGGTGGACCCATTATTACAACACAAGTAACTATTCACAAAGATTTGGCTGGATCTATTATTGGCAAAGGTGGTCAGCGAATCAAACAAATACGTCATGAATCTGGAGCATCAATCAAAATTGATGAGACTTTGGAAGGATCTGAGGATCGAATTATTACTATTAGAGGAACACAGGACCAGATACGGAATGCACAGTATTTACTGCGAAACAGTGTGAAGCAGTATGCAGATGTTGAAGGATTCTAATgcaagatattttttcttttttatagtgTGAGGCAGTATTCTGGAAAGTTTTTCTAAGGCTAGTGAAGAACTGAAGGAGtcctgcatctttttttttatctgcttCTGTTTAAAAAGCCAACATTCCTCTGTTTCATAGGTGTTGTGCATTTGAGGTGTAGTGAAATCTTTGCTGTTTACCAGATGTAATGTTTTAGTTCTTGGGGGGTGAGGTGTGAAGGCACACAAAACTAACATTGAAACTTTGAAACAGCAGCTGAGAGTGAATTTTGTGTTCGTTGTTAGTggtaaaaaatgataatttttttctcctcttgtaACTATTGTGAATGCCTTGCTTTGTGgtcactgtaatttttttttggggggggggtgggacgGGGGAGAAAGAGTATCCAAGTGTCCTTGGCATCCATTCAGAGCAGTGTGCAGAATGTAATGCTCTTTTGTAAGAAAtgtttcatgatttttaaaataaatttagtgaaccaaaaaaaaaatttcatcttgtttccataaaagtgctcagattcaatctggcttcTTACATTAGTGATACAAATATTCAGATTCCTTAAGTCTGGCCAGTATGGCGGATCTTTAACAAAACttgttttcctttggctgaaagaaggcttgggtcaaattcatttgggcagggcCGCCGTGTTGCTATTTCAGGGTCTCagtacccctaaacctcaacactcTGATCAGCAGGTTTACAGGATAGGGTAACTAGTGTGGTCTCAGGCAACTAGTTGAGAAGGCCATACTCTGCATGactggggattttttttgccCATAGAGCAGAAAACTTCACCAAGAAAGCTGAAAGCTGaagaagtgtgtgtggggggtggggtgggtatgGTCAATGTTCATGAGGCAGAAAGGCACTCATTTTGATAGATAAAGAAACATTCTGCATATTGAAATTTTGTAAAGATAGATTCTAAATTCCGAAAAAGTGGTGGATGCAGAGCTTCTGGAAAAATCAGGGTGGCAtactgtagtggaaagagcacccaCTGGACATTGGACTGAATCCTCGGTTTAGCAGTCTGCTGAGATAGTTTTTACAGGGGTGTGGCTACtgtgcatgctacaacttcttcgGAGGCACAGGCCAGGAAGGCAGCTGaaagcaggtgctgtgaagtgcctagagtttggtcagacatgcAAGTTGCTAAAGCCATCTACTGAATCTCATGCCAACACCAgtggtcttgacttttgtccttccACTGGACTTCAAGGACTCTGcaggagtgaggctgatgactttgtgtaaccttgcctcacttaaatccaattcacccatgagtcaagacatcaccctgtgatgtcactggtcctcttcaaaaatgaaggatgaacaagttGGCCAAATCACAgagtcctcatttgtaaaatgaagactttgCATTACATGATCTCTCAGGTTTCTTCTTGTTTTACCTTCTATGATCCATGAAGTCAAAGCCTGAATCTAGAATAGTTCATTGCTAATGAAGTGTCCACATTGAAAAAtttctgattttaatttttttttgcccctGAGTTTTCATTTAATCTGTTTAAAGTTGTTTTTCGAAAAGCATATCAGTAACTATTCTGCAACTAGAAGTGGCTGGTGCCCTGAGAGTTTAAGGGACTCCCCTAAGGTCACTCATGCAGTTTGCATCTACGGCAGGAAGAGACCAAGAAACCTCATCACTCCGCAAGATCCAATGGGAGCCTCTGTGTTCTACCTCAGGCctgtctaaccttaggtttttattgaaacagtagacaatatgttttgatttgccattttagtgagatctctgcagtagcttggcttcctttactaaagcatttatgcaaatttctatgcttgtaggtgggcctcattttggacagccctgatctatctCATCACCATCCTCTGTCTCTTTGGAAGGTGGGGCCATAAACTCTAAACCTCCTTTTAAAGAGCTCAGCTCAGACATTGCCTTTTTCCTCTCCTGGCTGACTACTTTGGGAGCTCTGATACCTCCTCTTTCTCAATCCCTGCCCCACTCTGCACCTTgggctcccccacccccttcaccttcagcttctttttgtatgttgttttccccccATTAGATACTAAGTTCTCATAGGGCAGATACTGTTTCTTTTGctatttgcatctccagtgcttagcacagtcctgggcacgtggtaggcacttaataaatgtttattgactgaatctTGACTCTGAGAACACTGTACCATGTTCAGTCTCTTGAGGTAGataagtggcaaagtggatagaatgacaggtctggagtcaggaagacctcagtttataTCAGGACTCAagactgactgtgtgaccacaggcaaatcacttaacctccaactgcctcagctttctcatatataaaatggggataaaaatacaccTATGTTCCagtgctgtgaggatcaagtgaaacaattatttgtaaaattctttgcaaaccttaaagcgctatgtaaatgctagttattgctaCTGTTGAATGTGCCATGGCCATTTATTAGGTTGCTCCTCTGCTTCATAAAGTTTCCATCCTCATTTGGGGGAAAGTTTGTCCCACATAATCCCAACCCGAAgcattcacttttgtttttgctttgaaaaAGCAGCTGCTGCCTTCTCAGAACAGATAGTGCTTTGTCCTTGCCAGGACAAAGGGGTGACctgattgggggagagggagaggtaagAGCTGTTCattgttcatttctttctcttcatccaaTTGCTTCTCACCCCTTTGCACTAGATCCTTTTAttttgagggggagggcaggacaattggggttaagtgacttgcccaaggtcacacagctagtatgtcaagtgtctgaggctggatttgaactcaggtccttgtgactccagggccagtgctctactaactttaccacctagctgccccactagaTCCTCTTCTTCTGGCTATTTATCTACCACTGACTTGGCACCTTCAAGGATACAGTCCTCTAATATAGCAGGCACTTCGTCGGAATTGCTAGCTGTGAGCACTGGGAGTAGTAGCTGTTTGGCCATTTTCTGTGGGGAATGGGGGTGAGGGATGGGTAGGGATGGAACAAAGTGCCATAGTTCTAGACTTAAAATTCAGGAGAAAAAAGATTCTACAAGTATGTAACACTTATCACTCATTTGCAGATCTTTGCTATCTGGCTTTCATAAGCAGTCTCACAAGAAACTAGAGTCTAATTTTTCTATTAATTGCCATGTTAACTAATTCTTTGGTGAATCTGTCATGTAACAAGCACTGGACTGAGAGATTTTTGCCTTTAGGAAATAAGGGTGACAATCTGAAATATTAAGGAAGGTTACAGAAGACCAGGGCTCATTGCTTTGATAATTTTCCCTTTACCTCTTAGTCAAAATGGGAAAATTTCAGAAGTGACTATAATATATAGATACACCTCCTAAATGAttgttttatgtatgtattaATGGGGAATGTTCAGCAATAGGTTAATATTCACCAAGAGACAACCTGTGTAAATTATTCCCATCAGAATTTAGCCACAGTATCTACATGAAATGCTTAGTTTTTGCTACATTTAACTTACGGCCATTTATTCTTGTCAAAGTTGAAGACTCTTTTGGAAACCTCAAACTTCCTGTGATTATTAATTCATATAACACATATGTAGAGCCTTAATATTTTCTGGGGTGAATTAATGTTTACAACCAGAAGAAGTATAAAGAGTTGTGTGGATTATTCTGTTCCCCTTTCACCATCCTTGATTTCTTTTACAGATTATCTGAATGTACCTAACAGCTCAATATCAGAATAAAGTGGTATTCTACCAAGAACCATTTCAATGAACGTTGGAATTAAAATCCATAACAAAAAGTCATGCATTTGGTGTACTTTTTCATGCTGTCtgacttttggggcagctaggtggtgcagtggagagagtgccaggcctggagtcagaaagactcatcttcctgacttcgaaTCTgtcctaagacacttactagctgtgtgaccctggacaagtcacttaaccctgtttgcctcagtttcctcatttgtaaaagcaagTGGAGATATGGCAAAgcactacagtatctctgccaagaaaaccccaaattaggttacaaagagtcagacatgactgaaatggctgaacaccAACACAACTGGCTCTATTTTATATTAAACCC
This Trichosurus vulpecula isolate mTriVul1 chromosome 2, mTriVul1.pri, whole genome shotgun sequence DNA region includes the following protein-coding sequences:
- the LOC118839288 gene encoding heterogeneous nuclear ribonucleoprotein K-like isoform X1, with the protein product METEQPEETFSDTETNGESGKRPAEDMEGEGAFKRPRNTDKIVKLRILLRNKHAGAVIGKGGKNIKALRTDYNASVSVPDSCGPERILSISADVETIGEILKKIISTLEEDLQLTSPTATSQLPLESDAMECLNYGHYEGSDFDCELRLLIHQSLAGGIIGVKGATIKELRENTQTTIKLFHECCPHSTDRVVLIRGKPDRVVECIRIILDLISESPIKGCAQPYDPNFYDETYDYGGFTMMFDRGGRPVGFPMWGRGGFDRMPLGHHGHPMLPSRRDYDDMSPCRGAPPLPPGRSGRSSSRARDLTLPPPSPPGGDLMAYDRRGRPGDHYDGMVGFSADETWDSAIDTWSPSEWQVAYEAQVEYHEFRGGSGYDYSYDYYVGDCGSYNDLGGPIITTQVTIHKDLAGSIIGKGGQRIKQIRHESGASIKIDETLEGSEDRIITIRGTQDQIRNAQYLLRNSVKQYADVEGF
- the LOC118839288 gene encoding heterogeneous nuclear ribonucleoprotein K-like isoform X2 codes for the protein METEQPEETFSDTETNGESGKRPAEDMEGEGAFKRPRNTDKIVKLRILLRNKHAGAVIGKGGKNIKALRTDYNASVSVPDSCGPERILSISADVETIGEILKKIISTLEEDLQLTSPTATSQLPLESDAMECLNYGHYEGSDFDCELRLLIHQSLAGGIIGVKGATIKELRENTQTTIKLFHECCPHSTDRVVLIRGKPDRVVECIRIILDLISESPIKGCAQPYDPNFYDETYDYGGFTMMFDRGGRPVGFPMWGRGGFDRMPLGHHGHPMLPSRRDYDDMSPCRGAPPLPPGRSGRSSSRARDLTLPPPSPPGGDLMAYDRRGRPGDHYDGMVGFSADETWDSAIDTWSPSEWQVAYEAQVEYHEFRGGSGYDYSYDYYVGDCGSYNDLGGPIITTQVTIHKDLAGSIIGKGGQRIKQIRHESGASIKIDETLEGSEDRIITIRGTQDQIRNAQYLLRNSVKQYSGKFF